In a single window of the Candidatus Celerinatantimonas neptuna genome:
- the hosA gene encoding Transcriptional regulator HosA: MGSHLEQIAFHLIRQLFQEHTSLWQVSIPQLTKPQYSVIRAIAEQPGIEQIELMEASVTSKATLAEILARLEKRGLIYRQQGANDKRRRLVFLTNEGQSLLRSAIPLANQVDDYFLKRLKEQERSEFIRLLKTMIHTD; the protein is encoded by the coding sequence ATGGGGTCCCATTTAGAGCAAATTGCTTTTCACCTGATACGCCAGTTATTTCAAGAACATACATCACTTTGGCAGGTGAGTATTCCACAACTGACTAAACCGCAGTATTCAGTGATAAGAGCCATTGCCGAACAACCGGGTATCGAACAGATTGAACTGATGGAAGCATCTGTCACCAGTAAAGCCACGCTGGCAGAGATACTCGCACGACTTGAAAAAAGAGGGCTCATTTATCGTCAGCAGGGCGCAAACGATAAGCGTCGACGTCTGGTCTTTTTAACCAATGAGGGACAATCCCTGCTCCGTTCAGCTATTCCTCTGGCCAATCAGGTCGATGACTATTTTCTGAAGCGTCTCAAAGAACAGGAACGCTCCGAATTTATCCGCCTTTTAAAGACAATGATTCACACTGATTGA
- the edcC gene encoding Phenolic acid decarboxylase, whose protein sequence is MAYDDLRGFLHALEEHGQLLRITEEVKAEPDIAAAANATGRIGEGAPALWFDNIEGFTNAKVTMNTIGSWQNHAISMGLAPNSAVKDQIAELIRRWDHFPVTPERRHNPPWAENSAEGEEINLFDILPLFRLNDGDGGFYLDKACTISRDPEDPDHFGKQNVGIYRLEVKGKRKLGLQPIPMHDIAIHLHKAEERGDDLPVAISLGNEPMITLMGATPLKYSQSEYEMAGALREAPYPIATAPLTGFDVPWGSEMILEGVIESRVREIEGPFGEFTGHYSGGRNMAVVRIDRVSYRTNPIYESLYLGMPWTEIDYLIGPVTCVPLYQQLKAEFPEVQAVNAMYTHGLLAIISTKKRFGGFARAVGMRAMTTPHGLGYVKMVIMVDEDVDPFDLQQVMWAMSSKVNPAGDLVQLPNMSVLELDPGSSPAGITDKLIIDATTPVAPDNRGHYSQPVKDLPETKDWVLKLTGMLAKQKQEKSS, encoded by the coding sequence ATGGCATATGATGATTTACGAGGTTTTTTGCATGCATTAGAAGAGCATGGGCAATTACTTCGTATTACCGAAGAGGTGAAAGCTGAACCGGATATTGCCGCTGCAGCGAATGCAACTGGACGTATTGGTGAGGGGGCTCCGGCTTTGTGGTTTGATAATATCGAAGGTTTTACCAATGCAAAAGTGACGATGAATACCATTGGTTCATGGCAAAATCATGCGATTTCAATGGGTTTGGCTCCTAATTCGGCAGTGAAAGATCAGATTGCTGAATTGATTCGTCGCTGGGATCATTTCCCCGTCACGCCAGAACGTCGTCATAATCCACCCTGGGCTGAAAATAGTGCCGAGGGGGAAGAGATTAATTTGTTTGATATTTTGCCGCTGTTTCGCCTGAATGATGGCGATGGTGGATTTTATCTTGATAAAGCCTGCACTATCTCACGCGATCCTGAAGATCCAGACCATTTTGGAAAACAAAATGTTGGGATCTATCGGCTGGAGGTCAAAGGGAAGCGGAAGCTGGGATTACAGCCGATTCCTATGCATGATATTGCGATTCATCTACATAAAGCGGAAGAACGTGGCGATGACTTGCCGGTTGCTATTTCGCTGGGAAATGAGCCGATGATTACTCTGATGGGGGCGACGCCACTGAAATATTCCCAATCTGAGTATGAAATGGCTGGGGCTCTGCGAGAAGCGCCTTATCCGATTGCGACTGCTCCGTTGACTGGCTTTGATGTGCCCTGGGGATCGGAGATGATTCTCGAAGGGGTAATAGAAAGCCGCGTTCGTGAAATTGAAGGGCCATTTGGTGAATTTACCGGGCATTACTCCGGTGGCCGGAATATGGCTGTGGTTCGTATTGACAGAGTTTCTTATCGAACCAATCCGATTTATGAATCACTTTATCTTGGGATGCCATGGACGGAGATTGATTATCTGATAGGTCCTGTCACATGTGTGCCACTTTACCAGCAACTTAAAGCTGAGTTTCCTGAAGTCCAGGCTGTGAATGCGATGTATACCCATGGGCTACTGGCCATTATTTCCACGAAAAAACGGTTTGGTGGTTTTGCCCGGGCGGTTGGTATGAGGGCAATGACAACACCGCATGGTCTGGGATATGTGAAGATGGTGATCATGGTCGATGAAGATGTCGACCCATTTGATCTTCAGCAGGTGATGTGGGCGATGTCATCGAAAGTTAACCCGGCGGGGGATTTGGTTCAACTCCCTAATATGTCGGTTCTTGAATTAGATCCCGGGTCTTCACCTGCGGGGATCACCGATAAGTTAATTATTGATGCAACAACACCGGTTGCGCCGGATAACCGGGGCCATTATAGCCAGCCAGTGAAAGATCTGCCGGAAACAAAGGATTGGGTTTTGAAATTAACGGGCATGTTGGCGAAACAGAAACAGGAGAAGAGCTCATGA
- the ecdB_1 gene encoding putative UbiX-like flavin prenyltransferase, which yields MPLNTVHLENMLALVPKGGCIVPPMPAWYDNSESIEDIINHIVTRVLDQFDLDLPQAKCWQGLVHVDVRD from the coding sequence ATGCCTCTAAACACGGTTCATCTGGAAAATATGCTGGCTCTGGTACCGAAAGGGGGTTGTATAGTTCCGCCGATGCCTGCCTGGTACGATAATTCTGAGAGCATCGAAGATATTATCAATCATATTGTGACTCGAGTGCTGGATCAGTTTGATCTTGACCTTCCTCAGGCAAAATGCTGGCAGGGCTTGGTGCATGTTGATGTGCGTGATTGA
- the pqqE gene encoding PqqA peptide cyclase → MDYQPVTGVWEITMGCNMRCKHCGSSCEQPLPDQLTTDEALALARDIGNLGLEWITLSGGEPFIRKDWDLIAAELSNNGVIPNIISNGWVINKSILKRAIKANIGTIAISMDGLESTHDFIRRSGSFQRIVKALELMQETGVTSGVITTINQRNIKELPQMREFLASLKVQFWQLQIGLPMGNLAQNADMVIAPEQVDDVIDFTYETMLDGRVAIFPADCLGYYNIKELKVRQQAHHTQYYPLWQGCNAGKRSFGILHNGDILGCTSVRDRHYIEGNIRERPLREIWDDRNAFAWNRQAKKSQLEGNCAKCQYGTQCLGGCPNTRLTMNGRMESENVYCSFNQAMRRTSAKIAQIQDNESLRKRAETYISKGEFQIASLVIEEALKRDPKNLDLLKLNGFIQFSLSNWDACRHANDVALNLDPNDAYANKGMGLALHRLGATDKGIQYLRKAIALSPQGDTDSRTDLAAVYQEIGKTAEAKALLNEAGLL, encoded by the coding sequence ATGGATTACCAACCTGTGACAGGAGTATGGGAAATCACAATGGGATGCAATATGCGCTGCAAGCATTGTGGTTCCAGTTGTGAGCAGCCGTTACCAGACCAGTTGACGACAGATGAAGCACTTGCTCTTGCCCGGGATATTGGCAATCTGGGTCTGGAGTGGATCACCTTATCAGGTGGAGAACCTTTTATTCGTAAAGACTGGGATCTAATCGCCGCCGAACTTTCCAACAACGGCGTTATTCCCAATATTATATCCAATGGCTGGGTGATCAATAAGTCGATCTTAAAACGAGCTATTAAAGCCAATATTGGAACCATTGCCATCAGCATGGACGGACTTGAAAGCACTCATGATTTTATCCGCAGATCGGGCTCTTTTCAACGTATTGTCAAAGCATTAGAGCTCATGCAGGAAACCGGGGTCACATCGGGAGTCATTACCACGATCAACCAGCGGAATATCAAAGAACTTCCACAAATGCGTGAATTTCTCGCAAGCCTCAAAGTTCAATTCTGGCAGTTACAAATTGGTCTGCCTATGGGGAACTTAGCGCAAAATGCCGATATGGTCATCGCCCCCGAACAAGTAGATGATGTCATCGATTTTACGTATGAAACAATGCTCGATGGCCGGGTTGCCATTTTCCCTGCCGATTGCCTCGGATACTACAACATTAAAGAACTAAAGGTCCGACAACAGGCACACCACACCCAATACTACCCTCTCTGGCAAGGCTGCAATGCCGGAAAACGAAGTTTTGGCATTCTTCATAATGGCGATATTTTAGGATGCACATCCGTCAGAGATCGCCATTATATAGAAGGTAATATTCGCGAGCGCCCGCTTCGCGAAATATGGGACGATCGCAACGCATTTGCCTGGAACAGACAAGCCAAAAAAAGTCAGTTGGAAGGGAACTGTGCAAAATGCCAATATGGAACGCAATGTCTGGGAGGATGCCCGAATACCCGCCTGACCATGAACGGGCGGATGGAATCAGAAAATGTATATTGCTCTTTTAATCAGGCAATGCGTCGCACCAGCGCTAAAATTGCACAAATCCAGGATAATGAATCACTGCGCAAACGCGCAGAAACATATATCAGTAAAGGCGAATTTCAAATTGCCAGTTTAGTCATAGAGGAAGCGCTCAAACGCGACCCCAAAAATCTTGATCTTCTCAAACTTAATGGTTTTATTCAATTTAGTCTCTCGAACTGGGATGCCTGTCGTCATGCCAACGATGTAGCACTAAATCTGGACCCCAACGATGCCTATGCCAATAAAGGCATGGGATTAGCTTTGCATCGATTAGGCGCAACCGATAAGGGAATTCAATATCTTCGTAAAGCCATTGCGCTGTCTCCACAGGGCGATACGGATTCACGCACCGATCTGGCAGCCGTTTATCAGGAAATTGGTAAGACAGCCGAAGCAAAAGCGTTGTTAAACGAAGCAGGTCTTCTATAA
- the ipdC_1 gene encoding Indole-3-pyruvate decarboxylase, with product MKSIQTIGDHLINRLAEIGIEHIFGVPGDYNLAFLDHIINHPSVQWVGTANELNAAYAADGYARIKGAAAIVTTFGVGELSAINGIAGSYAEYLPVLHIVGAPSTTSQTKYAKMHHTLADGDFSHFTRMSAEVSAASCELTVENAPDEIDRVLRTMLTQHRPGYLVIPTNVACAPLPEKPQPFLFTPPACDPKQLDAFSKQAAQHLMQAKTRVLLTDFLAERWHCHSLIAQLLQTQALFSATTMGGKSIITETQSGFLGIYAGTASLPTVQQAVESADALITIGTFFFDLETSGFSHQLDISRMIDIRPFSARIGDTFYPDLPMKEALRCLIKIIHQLKLPPITPSVTRPHLATPEENNEPLTQISLLANIQNFIREDDLIIAEQGCSYFGAVNLKLPKNVKFIAQPLWASIGYSLPATLGAQLADTTRRTILLIGDGAAQMTAQSLGTILRHSLNPIILLTNNHGYTVERAIHGAQQTYNDIAQWNWPLLTQAMGPGKKIFSQQANTSHELKQALLQADQSKCLCIIDAHLSALDIPPLLATIAKAVEGKNTELH from the coding sequence ATGAAAAGCATCCAGACAATTGGGGATCACCTGATTAATCGACTGGCAGAAATAGGGATCGAACATATATTTGGTGTCCCAGGCGACTATAATCTGGCATTCCTTGACCACATCATCAACCACCCATCCGTACAATGGGTTGGCACAGCAAATGAACTTAATGCAGCTTACGCAGCCGATGGCTATGCAAGAATCAAAGGCGCAGCCGCTATTGTAACGACATTTGGAGTCGGAGAACTCAGCGCAATCAATGGCATTGCCGGCAGTTATGCCGAATATCTGCCGGTTTTACATATCGTCGGAGCCCCATCTACGACCTCTCAGACTAAATATGCAAAAATGCATCATACCCTGGCTGATGGTGATTTTTCTCACTTCACCCGTATGAGCGCAGAAGTCAGCGCAGCCTCTTGTGAGCTTACCGTTGAGAATGCCCCCGATGAAATTGACCGTGTATTACGAACAATGCTTACACAGCACCGGCCAGGATACCTTGTTATACCCACCAATGTCGCCTGTGCCCCACTACCTGAAAAACCACAACCATTTTTATTCACACCACCGGCTTGCGATCCCAAACAACTCGATGCATTTTCTAAACAGGCCGCACAACATCTAATGCAGGCGAAAACCCGCGTTTTGCTAACCGATTTCTTAGCCGAACGATGGCATTGCCACTCCCTTATTGCGCAGTTATTACAGACACAAGCCCTCTTCAGTGCAACGACCATGGGCGGGAAAAGCATTATCACTGAAACGCAGTCTGGATTTTTAGGCATCTATGCTGGCACCGCCAGTCTGCCAACCGTACAACAGGCGGTCGAATCAGCTGATGCGTTAATCACCATAGGCACGTTCTTTTTTGACTTGGAAACATCCGGATTTTCTCATCAGCTTGATATCAGTCGCATGATTGATATCAGGCCTTTCTCAGCCCGAATTGGCGACACATTTTATCCCGATCTACCAATGAAAGAGGCCCTTCGCTGTCTGATTAAGATTATCCATCAACTGAAGCTTCCTCCAATCACACCTTCTGTCACGCGGCCTCATCTTGCAACACCAGAGGAAAACAACGAACCGCTCACTCAGATATCACTATTAGCCAACATTCAGAATTTTATTCGTGAGGATGATTTGATCATTGCTGAACAGGGGTGTTCCTATTTCGGCGCAGTCAACCTGAAACTCCCCAAAAATGTCAAGTTCATTGCCCAACCGCTATGGGCATCGATTGGCTATTCGCTACCGGCAACGCTAGGCGCACAATTAGCAGATACTACACGCAGGACAATACTCCTAATCGGTGACGGGGCCGCACAGATGACAGCCCAATCACTTGGAACGATATTACGCCATAGCCTAAATCCAATCATTTTGCTAACCAATAACCATGGATATACCGTCGAACGGGCAATTCATGGTGCCCAACAAACCTACAATGATATTGCCCAATGGAACTGGCCGCTACTGACCCAAGCTATGGGGCCTGGCAAAAAAATATTCTCTCAACAGGCCAACACCTCTCATGAGTTGAAACAAGCCCTGTTACAAGCCGACCAATCAAAATGTTTATGTATCATTGATGCCCATTTATCAGCTTTAGATATTCCTCCACTATTGGCAACCATCGCCAAAGCTGTTGAAGGCAAAAATACCGAGCTGCATTAG
- the nfsA gene encoding Oxygen-insensitive NADPH nitroreductase, translated as MNPAIDRMCQHTSIRKFTDDPIPAEQFSAILDAAQGASTSNYLQACSIIRVTDAEKRNKLVEISGGQKWVAEAAEFLVWCVDFHRHQQIEPYAKLGYTEQFLIGVVDTSLMAENALVAAESLGLGGVFIGGIRNQPDEVVKLLGLPEQVFPLFGMCLGYPDQKPTVRPRLPHALIMHENSYTQSADSSLLAQYDTDVYQYYAHRPGIGKVMTWSEQIKGIIKKEARPHMLDSIQRQGFMKK; from the coding sequence ATGAATCCGGCAATTGATCGGATGTGTCAGCACACATCTATCCGGAAATTTACCGATGACCCTATCCCAGCGGAACAGTTTTCAGCCATTCTAGATGCAGCCCAGGGAGCATCAACATCCAATTACCTTCAGGCATGTTCCATTATTCGTGTCACTGATGCTGAAAAACGGAATAAACTCGTTGAGATAAGTGGAGGGCAGAAATGGGTTGCCGAGGCTGCAGAATTCTTAGTCTGGTGCGTTGATTTCCATCGCCATCAACAAATTGAACCCTATGCAAAACTGGGTTATACAGAACAATTTTTAATCGGTGTTGTCGATACATCACTGATGGCGGAAAACGCTCTAGTTGCTGCAGAATCGCTCGGGTTAGGTGGCGTTTTTATTGGGGGCATCCGGAATCAACCTGATGAAGTGGTCAAATTACTTGGGCTTCCGGAACAGGTTTTTCCATTATTTGGAATGTGTCTTGGGTACCCGGATCAAAAACCAACGGTACGACCTCGCCTCCCACATGCCCTGATCATGCATGAAAACAGCTACACCCAATCAGCCGACTCATCGCTATTGGCCCAATATGACACCGATGTCTACCAGTATTATGCTCACCGCCCTGGTATTGGAAAAGTTATGACCTGGAGTGAGCAAATCAAAGGGATCATAAAAAAAGAAGCCAGACCCCATATGCTCGATTCAATTCAGCGACAGGGTTTTATGAAAAAGTAA
- the ecdB_2 gene encoding putative UbiX-like flavin prenyltransferase produces MRLVIGMTGATGAPLAVTLLQALKEIPDIETHLVMSQWAKTTIELETPYRAKDIRDLADVC; encoded by the coding sequence ATGCGATTAGTGATCGGTATGACGGGTGCGACAGGGGCTCCTTTAGCGGTTACGTTGTTGCAGGCGCTTAAGGAAATACCTGATATAGAGACACATTTGGTGATGTCTCAGTGGGCTAAAACGACGATTGAACTAGAAACGCCTTATCGGGCTAAAGACATTCGGGATTTGGCAGATGTTTGTTAA
- the vdcD gene encoding Protein VdcD, with translation MICPRCADEHIELLVESPVEGVWTVHQCQHCLYTWRSTEPLRRTSRGHYPDAFKMTQEDIDHAPQVPTIPPLLSDN, from the coding sequence ATGATTTGTCCACGTTGTGCCGATGAGCATATTGAATTGTTAGTAGAATCACCTGTTGAAGGTGTTTGGACAGTGCATCAATGTCAGCATTGTCTGTATACCTGGCGCTCAACAGAACCATTACGTCGCACCAGCCGTGGGCATTATCCTGATGCTTTTAAAATGACTCAGGAAGATATAGATCATGCGCCGCAGGTACCGACAATTCCGCCTTTACTCTCAGATAATTAG
- the yddE_1 gene encoding putative isomerase YddE — MKLKMDVVDVFTHERFKGNAAAVIITKEWLADELMQSIAIENNLSETAYVLQESDSHYQIRWFSPMMEVDFCGHATLAASYVIFSANPELEIIYLFAEAVGEMCIRKTSDGYIQMAFPNRKPWPVDDVPDELLTGLSILPSSVLLNNQAYFAVYEKEEDVLNVRQNRDVLKTLAPYDVVVTAKSTQYDFISRYFWPATGGDEDPVTGSIHAGLAPYWSEQLGKDELRAYQASKRGGMIHCHVSDDRVLVSGQAVHYLEGYIQVSSH, encoded by the coding sequence ATGAAATTAAAAATGGATGTTGTCGATGTATTTACTCATGAACGATTCAAGGGCAATGCGGCTGCCGTTATTATAACGAAAGAATGGCTTGCTGATGAATTAATGCAATCAATCGCTATTGAGAATAATTTGTCGGAGACCGCCTATGTACTCCAAGAGAGTGATTCGCATTATCAGATTCGCTGGTTTTCCCCTATGATGGAAGTTGATTTTTGCGGGCATGCTACGCTCGCTGCGTCTTATGTTATTTTTTCGGCGAATCCTGAACTTGAAATCATCTATTTGTTTGCTGAAGCCGTCGGTGAAATGTGCATCAGAAAAACCAGTGATGGCTATATTCAAATGGCATTTCCAAACCGCAAACCATGGCCGGTTGATGATGTTCCTGATGAATTGCTTACGGGTTTGTCCATTCTGCCATCATCTGTGTTATTGAATAATCAAGCCTATTTTGCGGTTTACGAAAAAGAAGAGGATGTTTTAAATGTCCGTCAAAATCGCGACGTTCTGAAAACATTAGCGCCTTATGATGTGGTCGTGACGGCTAAATCGACTCAGTATGACTTTATTTCAAGATATTTCTGGCCTGCTACCGGTGGCGATGAAGATCCGGTGACTGGGTCAATACATGCAGGACTTGCCCCTTATTGGTCAGAACAGTTGGGCAAGGATGAGCTACGGGCTTATCAGGCATCGAAACGGGGTGGGATGATTCATTGCCATGTAAGCGATGATCGAGTCCTGGTTTCAGGTCAGGCTGTTCATTATTTGGAAGGGTATATTCAGGTGTCATCACACTAA